The proteins below are encoded in one region of Deltaproteobacteria bacterium:
- the polA gene encoding DNA polymerase I: protein EKIVQEGFEDLYYQVEMPLISVLAAMEKKGVLLDTKLLKEMSAEIEQLMTLTEEKIYQLAGGKFNVNSPKQLQVVLFEKLGLPRGRKTKEGYSTDVDVLTYLARSHELPAEILSYRSMAKLKSTYIDALPLIINPETGRVHTSYNQTVTATGRLSSSTPNLQNIPIRTPEGKRIRQAFIAHDGWEIVSADYSQIELRILAHLSDDTALIDAFMAGEDIHTATASNVFGVFPEMVNADMRRQAKVINFGILYGMSAFGLSKELNVSPKLAQAYIDEYFNKYRGVRSFLDGILESARNNGFVTTLLNRRRYLPEINSSNAPVRQFTERMAINTPIQGTAADLIKVAMINISKLLAKRHLSAAMIMQVHDELVFEVPLAEKEEIMILVKEEMEEVIKLKVPLKVDIASGRNWDEAHG from the coding sequence GAAAAGATTGTGCAGGAGGGCTTCGAAGACCTCTACTATCAGGTAGAGATGCCTCTCATTTCTGTTCTTGCGGCGATGGAGAAAAAAGGCGTCCTCTTGGATACAAAGCTGCTAAAGGAGATGTCCGCAGAAATTGAGCAACTGATGACCCTTACCGAGGAAAAGATCTACCAGTTGGCAGGGGGAAAATTCAACGTTAATTCACCGAAACAACTCCAGGTGGTTCTCTTCGAAAAGCTGGGGCTTCCCAGGGGCAGGAAGACGAAAGAGGGATATTCGACCGATGTCGACGTCTTAACCTACCTGGCCCGGAGCCACGAACTGCCCGCGGAGATCCTGTCATACCGGAGCATGGCAAAGCTGAAATCAACCTACATCGATGCGCTGCCGTTGATTATCAACCCGGAAACGGGCCGTGTACATACATCCTACAACCAGACAGTAACCGCTACGGGACGTCTTTCCAGCAGCACTCCTAATTTGCAGAATATCCCCATCAGGACACCGGAGGGGAAACGAATCAGACAGGCCTTCATTGCTCATGACGGCTGGGAAATCGTCTCTGCCGATTATTCCCAGATTGAACTCCGGATACTTGCCCATCTCTCCGATGACACAGCGTTGATCGATGCTTTCATGGCAGGCGAAGACATCCACACCGCGACGGCCTCCAATGTCTTCGGGGTATTCCCCGAAATGGTAAATGCGGACATGAGGCGGCAGGCGAAAGTTATCAATTTCGGCATCCTCTACGGCATGAGCGCCTTCGGCTTATCCAAGGAACTGAACGTATCCCCAAAACTGGCCCAAGCCTATATCGACGAATATTTCAACAAATACCGCGGTGTAAGATCATTTCTGGATGGAATCCTGGAAAGCGCACGGAATAACGGGTTTGTCACCACCCTCCTGAATCGACGCAGGTATCTCCCTGAAATCAACAGCAGCAATGCTCCCGTCAGACAGTTTACCGAGCGCATGGCCATCAATACTCCGATCCAGGGTACGGCGGCCGATCTTATCAAAGTGGCCATGATCAATATCTCAAAGCTTTTGGCGAAACGGCATCTCTCCGCAGCAATGATCATGCAGGTTCATGATGAACTGGTCTTTGAAGTTCCTCTCGCCGAAAAGGAGGAAATCATGATTCTGGTCAAAGAAGAGATGGAAGAGGTAATAAAACTGAAAGTCCCTCTCAAGGTGGATATCGCCTCCGGCAGAAACTGGGACGAGGCTCATGGGTAA